Within the Corynebacterium tuberculostearicum genome, the region GTGGCCACCTGGTGGACGGTGAGCTCGGGGGAGTAGCGGCGGATGAAGGCCTTCGGATCGGACGTCGGCAAGAGCGCTAGGTCCACCTGGCCATCCAGTAGGTGTTTGATAGCGGAAGCCGGCTCGGCGTCGTCCAGCGAGATATTGGCGGTGGGGTAAATCCGCTTGAGCTCAGCCAGGGCGGCAGGGGTAAATTCCCAGTTCAAGATGGCGCCGGAGGCGAGGGATACGGTGCTGGCCTTGTCGCCGGTGATTTCGCTGATATGGCGCTGGGTTTCGCTGAGCAGCGCATCAACCTTGACGGCCGTTTCGTAGACATAATCGCCAGCGTCAGTGGTGGAGACACCGGAGCGACCGCGCGAAAGCAGCTGGGCGTTCAGCTCTTTTTCTAGCTTCCGGATAGAAAGGCTCAGAGATGGCTGGGTCATATCGAGGGATTCGGCAGCGTGCGTGAAGGAGCCATTGTCTACAACGGCGCGAAAATAAAGAAGTTGACGGGTGTCCATAAGCTCCATAATGACACATGTAAAGACAAAATGTGTGTTAGGTGAGAAACTAGGTGGCGCTATACAATGCGCACTATGGCAAATGAGCAGGTTAACAGTTTGAACGCGGCGGGTAAGAAGCCCCGCTCTTCCTGGGGAATTTATATCGCAGCGATGCTTATTGCTGGCCTGATCGCCGGTTTTATTTCCCTGTTCCTCCTGGCCGATTCCCTGGCGGCGTTAGGCATTCCGGACCCCGGCCGCATCACCACCTTTGGCCTGCCGCTCTTTCGAGGTGTGGCGTGGATTCTCATGGCTTTGTCCGTGGGCTCATTCTTGGCCTCGTCCTTCCTCATCGCTTCGCGCGGTGACAATGCCACGCTTATCGATGCCCCCTTGTCCGTCGACGGCCACATCGCCGCCCGCACCGGCACCTGGGCTTCCTTCGGTATGGCGGCCGTGGGGCTCGTGGAAATCCCGCTCATTATGTCCGACCTCACCGGCGCGCCCTTTTCCCAGGTATTCGAGCCTTCCATCATGAAAATGGCGCTGACGGAAATTTCCACCACCATCGTGTGGGCAATCTCCGTGCTCATTGCCCTGGTAGTGGGCATTCTCGGGCTCGTGGGCCGTGGCTGGTCCATGCAGCCGGTCCTGCTTTTCTTGTCCATAATGCAGGTCGTGCCCATTGGCATGGAAGGCCACTCCGCGGCGGGCGGTGACCATGATTACGGCACCAATTCGCTCCTGTGGCACTTGGTCTTTGTCATGCTTTGGGTAGGCGGGCTTATGGCGCTTATCGCCCATGGTCGGCGCCTCGGCCCCAATCTCGTCTTTGCGGTGAAGCGCTATTCCGGCATCGCCTTTATGGCCATTGTGGTGCTTGCTGTCTCGGGCTTGATTAACACGCTCATCCGCATGAATATCTCCGATCTGGTGGATTCTGCGTACGGAATCATTCTGATTACCAAGTTCGTGCTGACGATTTTGCTGGGCATTTTCGGCCTCGCTCACCGCGAGCTCACCATCCCGCAGCTGGGCAAGAACCCGCCCCTTTTTATTCGCATTGCCATCGTGGAAGTAGCGGTCATGGCCGCCACCATTGGCGTAGCCATCACGCTGGGCCGCACTGTGCCGCCCGCACCGCGGGATCCCAACCTCAACTCGATGCAGATTCTGATGGGCTATGAGCTGTTTGAAAAGCCCACGGTGCTCAACGTGTGGACCATGTTCCGCTTTGACATCATGTTTGGCACCATTGGCCTGCTTTTGGCTGCGGCCTATGGCTACTGCGTCTACCGTGTACACAAGCGCGGCCTGACTTGGAGCAAGGGGCGTACCGCATGGTTTATGTGCGGTGCGCTGGGCCTGACCCTTGTGATGTCTACCGGCATGGGTCTCTACATGCCGGCGATGTACTCCATGCACATGTTGGTGCACATGATTTTGTCGATGGCGGTCCCGCTCCTGCTCGTTCTGGGTGCGCCACTGACCCTGCTTATGGAGGCCTTTGAGGCAGGACCGAAGGGGAAGCCCAGCCTGCACGACTATGCACTGGCGGCCACCCAGTCCAAGATCGTCGCTTTTATTACGAATCCGTTCGTCAACCTCCTGCAGTACTTATTCTTCCTCTACGTGCTGTATTTGTTCCCGGGCCTATATCAATTCGCCATCTCCGAGCACGCGGGCCACCTCATTATGAACTTCACGTTCATCATCTCCGGCTGCTTCTATTTCTGGGAAATCATCGGGCCGGATCCACTTCCCAAGCGCCACTCCACCCCGTTCCGATTGGCCGTGCTGTTCCTTTCCATGCCATTTCACCTCTTTGCCGGCGTGTACCTGATGCAGCTGCAAAGTGTGTTGGGTGCAGACTTCTACCAGTATTTGGAGCTGCCTTGGGATCAGGATCTGCTCCAAGACCAACGCGTAGGTGGCGGCATCGCGTGGGGCTTTGGCCAGTTCCCGCTGGTTATCGTCTTTGGCAAACTCTTCCTGGATTGGCTCAGTGATGATCGCGCTACGGCTCGCCGCCACGATATGCAGGCGGATGCGGACGATGATGCCGAATTGGAACGCTATAACGCGATGCTCCAGGATATGGGTCACGGCGATGAATCGAGCTTCCGCGGGCGCTAGCCTGTGGATAACCGGTTAAAAATCACCCCCAAACCCGAGTTTTGTTGACGGGTACAACAAGTTATTCACAGGGTAGGGGTTGCCGGCATGGTGCAGGTTGCGCGCCGGCATCAGGATATGGAAGCGAGCGAGGAAAACCGAACTCGCCTATCCAACTATCCAGCAAAGGATTTTCTAGCACCATGTCCCAATACCCAATTACTTTGACCGGTCGCCTTACTCGCGATCCCATCCTGACCAAGACCTCAACTGGGGCCTATAAGGCTAAGCTGCGCGTCGCCTCCTCCCGCCGAATTCCGGACCGTCAGGTCGATGCCGGCGCTAATGACCCGGAAGGAAACAACCCCAAGGCCCCGCAGTGGCGCGATGTGGACCACCTCTACATCGACGTCGAAATGTGGAATCAATTCGCCATCAATGTGCGCAAATCCCTAGCCAAGGGCATGCCTTTGGTCATCGTGGGCTCCTTAGTTACCGAACAATGGCGCGATGACCAGGGCACCGATCACTTCCGCACGTTCATTAAGGCACAGTATGTGGGCCTGGACCTGAACCGCCACGTTATCGGTACCAAGCGTCTCGCTCCGCAGTACAACCAGGAAAATATTGCGGTCCCAGAACTGGGGGACAACGCCATCGAACCGGACGTGGACCACAGCCTGCCGCCGCAGCAGGCAGCGCAGGGAGATACCGCGGCCGATACCGCGGCGGACCGCTATCTAGCCGAGCGCGCCGCAGCCGCACGTGGTGGGGAAGAAGATTCCTTCGACGACGCCGAGGTGGAAGAGGAGGCTGCCGAGGCAGAATCCGCCCCAGTGAACGCTTAAGCGTTTCCCCACCGGCTTGATCGCCTCGGGTGTACCTGACCCGAGGCACTTGGGCGGTGGTTCTGATGTAGTGTTTGTGTAGATAAATACGTCTCCCAAATTTTTGCAAAGGGGTAAAAGTGGGCGAATTCATCTACACGATGAAAAACGTGCGCAAGGCAATTGGCGATAAAGTCATCCTTGACGATGTAACAATGGCGTTCTACCCAGGTGCCAAGATTGGTGTGGTCGGCCCTAACGGTGCCGGTAAGTCCTCCATTCTGAAGATTATGGCCGGCCTGGATCAGCCTTCCAACGGCGAGGCCTTCTTGGATCCGGGTGCCACCGTGGGCATCCTGCAGCAGGAGCCGCCGCTCAATGACGAGAAGACCGTACGCGGCAACGTCGAAGAGGGCTTGGGCGATATCTTTGAAAAGAAGCAGCGCTTCGAGCAGATCGCCGAGGAAATG harbors:
- a CDS encoding cytochrome c oxidase assembly protein produces the protein MRTMANEQVNSLNAAGKKPRSSWGIYIAAMLIAGLIAGFISLFLLADSLAALGIPDPGRITTFGLPLFRGVAWILMALSVGSFLASSFLIASRGDNATLIDAPLSVDGHIAARTGTWASFGMAAVGLVEIPLIMSDLTGAPFSQVFEPSIMKMALTEISTTIVWAISVLIALVVGILGLVGRGWSMQPVLLFLSIMQVVPIGMEGHSAAGGDHDYGTNSLLWHLVFVMLWVGGLMALIAHGRRLGPNLVFAVKRYSGIAFMAIVVLAVSGLINTLIRMNISDLVDSAYGIILITKFVLTILLGIFGLAHRELTIPQLGKNPPLFIRIAIVEVAVMAATIGVAITLGRTVPPAPRDPNLNSMQILMGYELFEKPTVLNVWTMFRFDIMFGTIGLLLAAAYGYCVYRVHKRGLTWSKGRTAWFMCGALGLTLVMSTGMGLYMPAMYSMHMLVHMILSMAVPLLLVLGAPLTLLMEAFEAGPKGKPSLHDYALAATQSKIVAFITNPFVNLLQYLFFLYVLYLFPGLYQFAISEHAGHLIMNFTFIISGCFYFWEIIGPDPLPKRHSTPFRLAVLFLSMPFHLFAGVYLMQLQSVLGADFYQYLELPWDQDLLQDQRVGGGIAWGFGQFPLVIVFGKLFLDWLSDDRATARRHDMQADADDDAELERYNAMLQDMGHGDESSFRGR
- a CDS encoding single-stranded DNA-binding protein, whose product is MSQYPITLTGRLTRDPILTKTSTGAYKAKLRVASSRRIPDRQVDAGANDPEGNNPKAPQWRDVDHLYIDVEMWNQFAINVRKSLAKGMPLVIVGSLVTEQWRDDQGTDHFRTFIKAQYVGLDLNRHVIGTKRLAPQYNQENIAVPELGDNAIEPDVDHSLPPQQAAQGDTAADTAADRYLAERAAAARGGEEDSFDDAEVEEEAAEAESAPVNA
- a CDS encoding LysR family transcriptional regulator; amino-acid sequence: MDTRQLLYFRAVVDNGSFTHAAESLDMTQPSLSLSIRKLEKELNAQLLSRGRSGVSTTDAGDYVYETAVKVDALLSETQRHISEITGDKASTVSLASGAILNWEFTPAALAELKRIYPTANISLDDAEPASAIKHLLDGQVDLALLPTSDPKAFIRRYSPELTVHQVATFDYSVALPQRLAELESPVSLAELKKETWLVPPRSRELPELAEFYHDLWNSRPGLKPEKTQEVASLNSAIPMVSSGLGVSIVPNCAPAVQPHGIITRPIADDLPRYYAIVAYRTDRELTAAAQDLVDILRTPQRTLA